The following are encoded together in the Methanobrevibacter oralis genome:
- a CDS encoding DUF11 domain-containing protein, translating to LTLINNSWDTSQWTKVGNTWKLINGLNGGSSAVLKLVFTVNGDVVGTIVNTVIVKSNETGNNTGNATDNGTFIINSSADLSIIKNVNVNACIIGKTVIWVISVTNNGPDNAYNVKVTDNLPNSLKFISSSDPVNYNPISGIWTIGTLNNGKNIILTITTKVIKEGEITNIATVNSNSNDTNKANNKANKTIKVNPIVDLIITKISNKKTVYIGDKIVWTIKVKNNGPSKALNVYVTDKLPQGFKYISSSTKKGSYNKNTGKWNIGNLSCGESVILEIITKATKIGNYTNIASVNNTINDTNSSNNMDNVTVNVIKKENITPKPPEHDNNTKTNYENRINTLESTGNPLLIVLFTILVISGNIIRRKK from the coding sequence TTTAACTTTAATAAATAATAGTTGGGATACTAGTCAATGGACTAAAGTTGGCAATACCTGGAAACTTATTAATGGGTTAAATGGTGGATCTAGTGCTGTTTTAAAACTTGTATTTACTGTTAATGGTGATGTAGTTGGAACTATTGTGAATACTGTGATAGTTAAATCAAATGAAACTGGTAATAATACTGGTAATGCTACTGATAATGGTACTTTTATTATTAATTCTAGTGCTGATTTAAGTATTATTAAAAATGTAAATGTTAATGCTTGTATTATCGGTAAAACTGTTATTTGGGTTATTAGTGTTACAAATAATGGTCCAGATAATGCTTATAATGTTAAAGTCACTGATAATCTACCTAATAGTCTTAAATTTATAAGTTCTAGTGATCCAGTTAATTACAATCCAATTTCAGGTATTTGGACAATTGGAACATTAAATAATGGCAAAAACATTATTTTAACAATTACCACCAAAGTTATCAAAGAAGGTGAAATAACTAATATAGCTACAGTTAATTCAAATAGTAACGACACTAACAAAGCTAATAATAAGGCCAACAAAACTATTAAAGTAAATCCAATAGTTGACTTAATAATCACTAAAATATCTAACAAGAAAACAGTTTACATTGGTGATAAGATTGTTTGGACAATCAAAGTCAAAAACAATGGCCCATCTAAAGCTTTAAATGTATATGTAACTGACAAATTACCACAAGGATTCAAATACATAAGTAGTTCAACAAAAAAAGGTTCTTATAATAAAAATACAGGAAAATGGAACATCGGAAACTTATCATGTGGAGAAAGTGTAATTTTAGAAATAATCACAAAAGCAACAAAAATTGGTAACTACACCAACATTGCTTCTGTAAATAATACAATAAACGACACTAATTCTTCTAATAACATGGATAATGTTACAGTTAACGTAATTAAAAAGGAAAACATAACTCCTAAACCTCCTGAACATGATAATAACACAAAAACAAATTATGAAAATAGGATTAATACTTTAGAAAGTACTGGTAATCCTTTATTAATAGTTTTATTTACAATATTAGTTATTTCAGGAAATATTATAAGAAGAAAAAAATAA